The following coding sequences lie in one Streptomyces xiamenensis genomic window:
- a CDS encoding acyl-CoA dehydrogenase family protein: MAGAADFDLYRPAEEHELLRESVRALAEAKIAPHAAEVDEQGRFPQEALDALVASDLHAVHVPESYGGGGADALATVIVIEEVARVCASSSLIPAVNKLGSMPVLLSGSEELKARYLAPLARGEAMFSYALSEPDAGSDAGGMRTRAVRDGDTYVLNGVKRWITNAGVSEYYTVMAVTDADKRTRGGISAFVVEKGDEGVSFGAPEKKLGIKGSPTREVYLDNVRIPADRLIGEEGTGFATAMRTLDHTRITIAAQALGIAQGALDYAKGYVAERKQFGRPVGDFQGVQFMLADMAMKLEAARQLTYAAAARSERGDSDLTFFGAAAKCYASDAAMEITTDAVQLLGGYGYTRDYPVERMMRDAKITQIYEGTNQIQRIVMARNLP, encoded by the coding sequence GTGGCAGGAGCAGCGGACTTCGATCTCTACCGGCCGGCCGAGGAGCACGAACTGCTCCGGGAATCCGTCCGCGCCCTCGCCGAGGCGAAGATCGCCCCGCACGCGGCGGAGGTGGACGAGCAGGGCCGCTTCCCGCAGGAGGCGCTGGACGCCCTGGTGGCCAGTGATCTGCACGCGGTGCACGTGCCCGAGAGCTACGGGGGCGGTGGCGCGGACGCCCTGGCCACGGTGATCGTGATCGAGGAGGTGGCGCGGGTGTGCGCCTCCTCCTCCCTCATCCCGGCGGTCAACAAGCTGGGTTCGATGCCGGTGCTGCTCTCGGGCTCGGAGGAGCTGAAGGCGCGCTACCTGGCGCCGCTGGCGCGGGGCGAGGCGATGTTCTCGTACGCGCTGTCGGAGCCGGACGCGGGCTCGGACGCCGGCGGCATGCGCACCCGGGCGGTGCGGGACGGCGACACCTACGTCCTCAACGGTGTGAAGCGCTGGATCACCAACGCCGGGGTCTCCGAGTACTACACGGTGATGGCGGTCACCGACGCGGACAAGCGCACCCGGGGCGGGATCTCGGCATTCGTGGTGGAGAAGGGCGACGAGGGCGTGTCCTTCGGCGCCCCGGAGAAGAAGCTCGGCATCAAGGGCTCGCCGACCCGCGAGGTCTACCTGGACAACGTCCGCATCCCGGCCGACCGGCTGATCGGCGAGGAGGGCACCGGCTTCGCCACCGCGATGCGGACCCTGGACCACACCCGGATCACCATCGCGGCGCAAGCGCTGGGTATCGCGCAGGGCGCGCTGGACTACGCCAAGGGGTACGTCGCCGAGCGCAAGCAGTTCGGGCGTCCGGTCGGTGACTTCCAGGGCGTGCAGTTCATGCTGGCCGACATGGCGATGAAGCTGGAGGCGGCCCGCCAGCTGACGTACGCGGCGGCGGCCCGCTCGGAGCGCGGCGACTCGGACCTGACGTTCTTCGGCGCGGCGGCGAAGTGCTACGCCTCGGACGCGGCGATGGAGATCACCACGGACGCGGTGCAGTTGCTGGGCGGCTACGGCTACACCCGGGACTACCCGGTGGAGCGGATGATGCGGGACGCCAAGATCACCCAGATCTACGAGGGCACCAACCAGATCCAGCGCATCGTGATGGCGCGCAACCTGCCCTGA